Proteins encoded in a region of the Prochlorothrix hollandica PCC 9006 = CALU 1027 genome:
- a CDS encoding site-2 protease family protein: protein MAADNATTIFFALVALGTIGWGFVRARPYGKLGILTWLQSIILLAPWLLFFGLFSLGIYVNFALILFLFLMAAGVYIYLGRRLREMGQEEMLRERVARMLAEEKARADLKAEGDSVSPDRPGEHQPTDVSTPDALSPQPLPSLPPAAFKAVPPDDLQKIKGIFGIDTFFATETIPYQDGVIFKGNLRGEAQVSYERMATKLQQVLGDYYRLYLVADPTDRPTAIVLPSTNAPRVLTLPQQILAVGIFLVTVFTALERGGLQYGFELLESFDRLREALPIGLGLVTILVGHELGHWFMARRHQVRLGFPFFIPSWQLGSFGAITRFESVLPNRSVLFDISLAGPAVGGILALVALGLGLVLPPGDLGIALPTPFFQGSLLVGTLGRLCLGGQLQDATVMLHPLFVAGWLGLVITALNLVPLGQLDGGRIVQAIYGRKTAGRTTIAAIVFLIVASLSNPVVLYWAILAVFLQRQQERPSLEELTEPDDNRALWGLAALLLMVLVLLPFTPSLASRLGIGAPGGILSLM, encoded by the coding sequence ATGGCGGCAGATAACGCAACAACCATTTTCTTTGCCCTGGTGGCCCTTGGAACCATTGGCTGGGGCTTTGTGCGGGCGCGTCCCTACGGTAAGTTGGGGATCCTGACCTGGCTCCAGTCCATTATTTTATTGGCCCCGTGGCTGCTGTTTTTTGGGCTATTCTCCCTGGGCATTTATGTCAATTTTGCCTTGATTCTCTTTCTCTTTCTGATGGCGGCAGGTGTTTACATCTACCTGGGGCGACGGCTGCGGGAGATGGGCCAGGAGGAAATGCTGCGGGAACGGGTGGCCCGGATGTTAGCGGAAGAAAAGGCGCGGGCCGATCTCAAAGCCGAGGGGGACAGCGTTAGCCCCGATCGCCCTGGGGAGCATCAGCCCACGGATGTGTCCACGCCCGATGCTCTCTCCCCCCAACCCCTGCCGTCCCTACCCCCGGCTGCATTCAAAGCAGTCCCTCCAGACGATCTCCAAAAAATCAAGGGTATTTTTGGCATTGATACCTTTTTTGCCACAGAAACCATTCCCTATCAGGACGGGGTTATCTTTAAGGGCAATTTACGGGGGGAAGCTCAGGTATCCTATGAGCGCATGGCGACTAAGTTGCAGCAGGTGCTGGGGGACTACTACCGCCTCTATTTGGTGGCGGATCCCACCGATCGCCCCACGGCCATTGTTTTACCCAGCACCAATGCTCCCCGTGTTTTGACTCTCCCCCAACAGATCTTGGCGGTGGGGATTTTCCTGGTGACGGTGTTTACGGCCCTGGAGCGGGGGGGGCTGCAATATGGCTTTGAGCTGCTGGAATCCTTCGATCGCCTCCGGGAAGCCCTACCCATTGGTTTGGGGTTAGTCACGATTTTGGTGGGCCACGAGTTGGGCCACTGGTTCATGGCCCGCCGCCATCAGGTGCGCCTGGGCTTTCCCTTCTTTATCCCCTCCTGGCAGTTGGGATCCTTTGGGGCGATCACCCGGTTTGAGTCGGTGTTGCCCAATCGATCGGTGTTGTTTGATATTTCCCTGGCCGGTCCGGCAGTGGGGGGGATTCTGGCGTTGGTGGCCCTGGGGCTGGGGCTGGTGCTGCCCCCTGGTGACTTGGGCATTGCCCTGCCCACCCCCTTCTTCCAGGGATCCCTGTTGGTGGGGACCTTGGGTCGGCTCTGCCTGGGGGGGCAACTCCAAGATGCCACCGTCATGCTCCATCCGCTGTTTGTGGCTGGCTGGCTGGGGCTGGTGATTACGGCCCTGAACCTGGTACCCCTGGGGCAGTTGGATGGGGGACGCATTGTCCAGGCCATCTATGGCCGCAAGACCGCAGGACGCACCACGATCGCCGCCATTGTTTTTTTAATTGTGGCTTCCCTCAGTAATCCCGTGGTCTTGTACTGGGCTATTTTGGCGGTGTTCTTGCAACGGCAACAGGAACGACCCAGCCTGGAAGAACTGACGGAACCCGATGATAACCGCGCCCTCTGGGGCTTGGCGGCGCTGCTGCTGATGGTGTTGGTGCTGTTACCCTTCACCCCCAGTTTGGCCAGTCGCCTGGGTATTGGGGCACCGGGGGGCATTCTCTCCCTGATGTAG
- a CDS encoding ABC transporter permease: MTTTLPSAPQLPSLSTDAAPGLLSPEFWQETFALNRRLFIQLQRRPSTLIAGVIQPLMWLVLFGALFQNAPQGLFGNQVSYGQFLGAGVIVFTAFSGALNAGLPVMFDREFGFLNRLLVAPLASRFSIVLASALYIMALTMVQTVAIIGTSALLGSSLPNLAGLLVVALIVMVLVLGVTALSLGLAFSLPGHIELIAVIFVTNLPLLFASTALAPLSFMPPWLQWVASLNPLSYAIEPVRYLYLHSDWSWGSIVLEAPFGGVSLGAALGVLVAFSGLSLGLIQPALRRSLL, from the coding sequence ATGACTACCACTCTCCCCAGCGCCCCCCAACTGCCCAGCCTCAGCACCGACGCGGCACCGGGACTCCTCTCCCCGGAGTTTTGGCAGGAAACCTTTGCCCTCAACCGTCGCTTGTTTATCCAACTCCAACGCCGCCCCAGCACCCTGATCGCCGGGGTGATCCAGCCCCTGATGTGGTTGGTGTTGTTTGGTGCCCTGTTCCAAAATGCACCCCAGGGACTGTTTGGGAACCAGGTCAGCTATGGCCAATTCTTGGGGGCCGGGGTCATTGTCTTCACCGCCTTTAGTGGTGCCCTCAATGCGGGATTGCCGGTGATGTTCGATCGGGAATTCGGCTTTCTCAACCGGCTGCTGGTGGCTCCCCTGGCCTCCCGTTTTTCCATTGTCCTGGCCTCCGCCCTCTACATCATGGCCCTCACCATGGTGCAAACCGTCGCCATCATTGGCACCAGTGCCCTCCTGGGATCCAGCCTGCCCAATCTAGCTGGCCTATTGGTAGTGGCCCTGATCGTCATGGTGCTGGTGCTGGGGGTCACAGCCTTGAGCCTGGGTCTGGCCTTCAGCTTGCCGGGACACATTGAATTAATTGCCGTGATCTTTGTCACCAACCTGCCCCTGCTCTTCGCCAGCACTGCCCTCGCTCCCCTCTCCTTCATGCCCCCCTGGTTACAATGGGTGGCCAGCCTCAATCCCCTCAGCTACGCCATCGAACCCGTCCGCTATCTCTACCTCCACAGCGATTGGAGTTGGGGCAGCATTGTCCTAGAGGCTCCCTTTGGGGGCGTATCCCTGGGGGCAGCCCTGGGGGTGTTGGTGGCCTTTAGTGGCCTGTCCCTGGGGTTGATTCAGCCCGCTCTGCGCCGCAGTTTACTCTAG
- a CDS encoding ammonium transporter, translating to MSHMADHSRTPRDRRQHSGAAGFDADAIVHSLRQFLPRFQWAWVACVPLTALIVIGWGLAAHAQDAPEMDPMYPIFLLNNLWVFVGAILVIFMNAGFGMLETGLCRQKNAVNVLSKNLIVFTLATAAYWFIGYSLMYGEGNGWFHFDGLFFDPSFDEAEYIAEAKLVPSLDFLFQAAFAGTSATIVSGAVAERIKFTAFLIFSLVLTGFIYPIAGGWQWNGGWLNQLGFYDFAGSTLVHSVGGWAALTGAFILGPRLGKYSENGTPQALPGHNLSIATLGCLILWIGWFGFNPGSQLAMDSEVPYIAVTTNLAGAAGGIAATATSWFTAGKPDLSMTINGILAGLVGVTAGCSVVGMGGAFIIGFIAGILVVFSVYTFDSLKIDDPVGATSVHLVNGVWGTLAVGLFANGHIEGMNGLLFGGGMTQLIHQFIGVFAYGIWTLITTAGLWYALQATVGIRVEPEEEKIGLDVAEHDMEAYSGFLKDSSGVGISE from the coding sequence ATGTCGCACATGGCAGATCACAGCAGAACACCACGGGATCGACGGCAGCACTCCGGTGCGGCTGGCTTCGATGCCGACGCGATCGTCCACAGCCTTCGTCAATTTCTACCCCGTTTCCAGTGGGCATGGGTTGCCTGTGTGCCCCTCACAGCCCTCATTGTCATCGGCTGGGGACTGGCAGCCCATGCCCAAGATGCCCCGGAAATGGATCCCATGTATCCCATTTTCCTGCTTAATAACCTGTGGGTCTTTGTGGGAGCCATCCTGGTTATTTTCATGAACGCCGGATTCGGGATGCTGGAAACCGGGCTTTGTCGCCAAAAGAACGCTGTCAACGTTCTCTCCAAGAACTTGATTGTCTTTACCTTGGCCACCGCTGCCTACTGGTTTATCGGTTATTCCCTGATGTATGGGGAGGGTAACGGCTGGTTCCATTTCGATGGTCTCTTCTTTGACCCCAGCTTTGATGAAGCCGAGTATATTGCCGAAGCCAAGCTAGTTCCATCCTTGGACTTTCTCTTCCAGGCAGCCTTTGCGGGTACATCCGCCACCATCGTGTCTGGGGCAGTGGCTGAACGCATTAAATTCACGGCTTTTTTAATTTTCAGCTTAGTCCTCACGGGCTTCATTTACCCCATCGCCGGGGGCTGGCAATGGAATGGCGGTTGGCTGAACCAACTGGGATTCTATGATTTTGCTGGATCAACCCTAGTGCACTCCGTCGGGGGTTGGGCAGCCCTCACTGGGGCTTTTATTCTCGGTCCCCGTTTAGGGAAATACAGCGAAAACGGAACCCCCCAGGCTCTGCCGGGTCACAACCTCAGCATTGCCACCTTAGGGTGTTTGATTCTCTGGATTGGCTGGTTTGGATTCAACCCCGGTTCTCAGTTAGCCATGGACTCAGAGGTGCCCTACATTGCCGTCACCACCAACCTAGCCGGAGCCGCTGGAGGCATTGCAGCCACGGCGACTTCTTGGTTTACCGCCGGCAAGCCTGACCTGTCCATGACCATTAATGGCATCCTGGCTGGCTTGGTGGGAGTCACCGCTGGCTGTAGCGTGGTGGGCATGGGCGGTGCCTTCATCATCGGTTTTATCGCCGGTATCCTTGTGGTCTTCTCCGTCTATACCTTTGATAGCCTGAAGATCGATGACCCCGTGGGAGCCACCTCGGTGCACTTGGTTAATGGCGTGTGGGGCACCTTGGCCGTGGGTCTGTTTGCCAATGGTCACATTGAAGGCATGAATGGTCTCTTGTTCGGCGGTGGCATGACCCAGCTCATTCACCAGTTCATCGGTGTCTTTGCCTATGGTATCTGGACATTAATCACCACAGCGGGCCTTTGGTACGCTCTCCAGGCCACCGTCGGCATTCGCGTGGAGCCTGAAGAGGAGAAAATTGGCCTTGACGTGGCTGAGCATGACATGGAAGCCTACAGCGGCTTCCTTAAGGACAGCAGCGGTGTCGGTATTTCGGAGTAG
- a CDS encoding ABC transporter permease: MLLTSLDPLDGLLALGLGILAIALSWRHHLALELSLLTAFGRATLQLLVLAYGLALAFSFSSPWVWGSVLVGVALLLGIKMNQTLDHHISGWRLSLLLLTQLLPPLAYGVLVVIRPNPWFASPYWLVLGLGGLGTLAQVGSRSGELFLQTLQAQRGDIETRLSLGATAAQAIAPHRQQVLRLVLAPLIQTLTLAGLLTLPPLLGGLVLAGVDPAVAVFYQLLFWGVGLASGIGMAVAVVDRLGQQYVQGSVVGFPRRSPNTAGKG; this comes from the coding sequence ATGTTACTAACTTCCCTGGATCCCCTAGATGGACTCTTGGCTCTGGGTCTCGGAATTCTGGCGATCGCCCTCAGTTGGCGACATCATCTCGCCTTAGAACTATCCTTGCTGACAGCGTTTGGGCGGGCCACCCTCCAATTGCTGGTGTTGGCCTATGGCCTAGCTTTGGCCTTTAGTTTTTCCTCCCCCTGGGTCTGGGGATCTGTTTTGGTCGGGGTGGCCTTGCTCCTGGGGATCAAAATGAATCAAACCCTAGACCACCACATTTCTGGCTGGCGACTTAGTCTGCTACTCCTGACACAATTATTGCCGCCCTTGGCCTATGGCGTGCTGGTGGTGATTCGCCCCAACCCTTGGTTTGCTAGTCCCTATTGGTTGGTGTTGGGGCTGGGGGGGCTGGGAACCCTGGCCCAAGTGGGGAGCCGATCGGGGGAATTATTTCTGCAAACTCTCCAGGCCCAGCGGGGGGATATTGAAACCCGTCTGAGTTTAGGGGCGACGGCTGCCCAGGCGATCGCCCCCCACCGTCAGCAAGTCCTGCGCTTGGTTCTTGCGCCCCTGATCCAAACCCTGACCTTAGCGGGATTGTTGACCTTGCCCCCGTTGTTGGGGGGGTTGGTGCTGGCGGGGGTGGATCCGGCAGTGGCGGTCTTTTATCAATTGTTGTTTTGGGGTGTGGGGTTGGCCAGTGGTATCGGCATGGCGGTGGCCGTGGTCGATCGTTTGGGCCAGCAGTATGTCCAGGGATCGGTTGTGGGATTCCCGCGCCGATCGCCTAACACTGCCGGTAAGGGATGA
- the lepA gene encoding translation elongation factor 4, producing the protein MTDIAVSQIRNFSIIAHIDHGKSTLADRLLQATGTVADREMKEQFLDNMDLERERGITIKLQAARMDYTAQDGQQYVLNLIDTPGHVDFSYEVSRSLIACEGALLVVDASQGVEAQTLANVYLALEHDLEIIPVLNKIDLPGSDADRVGQEIEEIIGLDCSGAIHASAKQGLGITEILESVVLLVPPPEDNTHKPLRALIFDSYYDAYRGVIVYFRVMDGLVNKGDRVRLMASGKEYDIDELGVLSPNQIQVGSLHAGEVGYFAASIKAVADARVGDTITLAKARAPEPLPGYAEAKPMVFCGMFPTDADQYPDLREALEKLKLSDAALKYEPETSSAMGFGFRCGFLGLLHMEIVQERLEREYNLDLITTAPSVIYKVVLLDGSEIYIDNPSTLPAPQGRDHIEEPYVRLDIITPEGYVGALMELCQTRRGTFKDMKYLTPERTTLMYEMPLAEVVTDFFDQMKSRTKGYASMEYQFIGYRTNELVRMDILINGDAVDPLASIVHRDKAYYMGKALVEKLKELIPRHQFKIPLQASIGSRVIASESIPALRKDVLAKCYGGDISRKKKLLQKQAKGKKRMKSIGTVDVPQEAFMAVLKLDQKPS; encoded by the coding sequence ATGACCGACATTGCCGTTTCCCAAATCCGTAACTTTTCCATCATTGCCCACATTGACCATGGTAAATCGACCCTGGCCGATCGCCTGCTCCAGGCCACCGGCACCGTGGCCGATCGGGAGATGAAAGAGCAATTCCTCGACAACATGGATTTGGAGCGGGAACGGGGGATTACCATCAAGCTCCAGGCTGCCCGCATGGACTACACCGCCCAGGATGGCCAGCAGTATGTGTTAAATCTGATCGACACACCGGGCCATGTGGACTTTTCCTATGAGGTGTCGCGATCGCTGATTGCCTGTGAAGGGGCGCTGCTGGTGGTGGATGCGTCCCAGGGAGTGGAGGCCCAGACCCTGGCCAATGTCTATCTGGCCCTGGAGCATGACCTGGAAATTATTCCGGTGTTGAACAAAATTGATCTACCGGGGTCCGATGCCGATCGCGTGGGCCAGGAGATCGAGGAAATTATTGGGCTGGACTGTAGTGGAGCCATTCACGCTTCCGCAAAGCAAGGGTTAGGGATCACGGAAATTTTGGAGTCTGTGGTGCTTTTGGTGCCTCCGCCGGAGGATAACACCCATAAACCCCTGCGGGCCTTGATTTTCGATAGCTATTACGATGCCTATCGGGGGGTCATTGTTTATTTCCGGGTCATGGATGGGCTGGTCAATAAGGGCGATCGGGTGCGACTGATGGCCTCCGGCAAAGAATATGACATTGATGAATTGGGGGTGCTGTCTCCCAATCAAATTCAAGTGGGTTCCCTCCATGCGGGGGAAGTGGGCTATTTCGCCGCGTCCATCAAGGCCGTTGCCGATGCCCGCGTCGGCGACACCATCACCCTCGCCAAGGCCCGCGCCCCGGAACCCCTACCGGGCTATGCCGAGGCTAAACCCATGGTCTTCTGTGGCATGTTCCCCACCGATGCCGACCAATACCCCGATTTGCGGGAAGCCCTGGAAAAGCTGAAGCTCAGCGATGCCGCCCTGAAATATGAACCGGAAACCTCCAGTGCCATGGGGTTTGGCTTCCGCTGTGGCTTTTTGGGGCTGCTGCACATGGAAATTGTCCAGGAACGGCTGGAGCGGGAATACAATTTAGACTTGATTACCACGGCCCCCTCGGTGATTTATAAGGTGGTGCTGCTGGATGGCTCTGAAATTTATATCGATAACCCCAGCACCTTGCCCGCTCCCCAAGGGCGGGATCACATTGAGGAACCCTATGTGCGTTTGGATATCATTACGCCGGAGGGGTATGTGGGGGCGCTGATGGAACTGTGCCAAACCCGCCGAGGCACCTTTAAGGATATGAAATACCTGACCCCTGAGCGCACGACGTTGATGTATGAAATGCCCTTGGCGGAGGTGGTGACGGACTTTTTCGATCAAATGAAGTCTCGCACTAAGGGCTATGCCAGTATGGAGTACCAATTTATTGGCTACCGCACCAATGAGCTGGTGCGCATGGATATTTTGATTAATGGGGATGCGGTGGATCCGTTGGCGTCGATCGTCCACCGGGACAAGGCTTATTACATGGGCAAAGCCTTGGTGGAAAAGCTGAAGGAATTGATTCCCCGCCACCAATTTAAAATTCCCCTCCAGGCTTCCATTGGCAGTCGGGTCATTGCCAGTGAAAGTATTCCCGCCCTGCGCAAAGATGTGTTGGCCAAGTGCTATGGCGGGGACATTAGCCGCAAGAAAAAGCTGTTGCAAAAACAGGCTAAGGGCAAGAAACGAATGAAGTCGATCGGGACGGTCGATGTGCCCCAAGAAGCGTTTATGGCGGTCCTAAAGCTAGATCAGAAACCGAGTTAG
- a CDS encoding DUF1611 domain-containing protein, with the protein MLLTPDHRVAVLLHGGVNGIDGKTGLALLRYRKGTIVVVIDQDTAGQSLGDLTGIDRSVPIVASVADALAHNPDVLVIGIAPLGGQLPLPWLKEVRQAVAAGLSVVNGLHQLLALDPEIAALLATAAGSPSAPWVWDLRQEPPGLTTATAAARNLSCRRVLTVGTDMAVGKMSTGLELNRLAQDRGLRSRFVATGQAGIMICGEGIPLDAVRVDFAAGSVEAQVLRQGAGADVVWIEGQGSLLHPSSTAPLPLVRGSQPTHLLLVHRAGQAHIYKRPECPIPPLPQVIALYEALASSAGAFTPAPVVGIALNTFGLSVAEAQAALAHTESETGLPCADVVRWGGEVLLDAILQQQQLD; encoded by the coding sequence ATGTTACTCACCCCTGATCATCGTGTTGCGGTGCTGCTCCATGGCGGCGTGAATGGCATCGATGGCAAAACCGGCTTAGCCCTGCTGCGCTACCGCAAGGGGACGATCGTGGTCGTCATTGATCAAGACACCGCTGGCCAGTCCCTGGGGGATCTGACGGGGATTGATCGATCGGTGCCGATCGTGGCTTCCGTGGCCGATGCCCTAGCCCATAACCCCGATGTACTGGTGATTGGCATTGCGCCCCTGGGGGGACAGTTGCCCTTGCCCTGGTTAAAAGAAGTGCGGCAAGCCGTGGCAGCGGGGTTGTCGGTGGTCAATGGCTTGCACCAGTTACTGGCCCTGGATCCGGAGATTGCGGCCCTCTTGGCGACAGCAGCAGGATCGCCGTCGGCTCCCTGGGTCTGGGATCTGCGCCAGGAACCCCCCGGCTTGACCACAGCAACCGCAGCGGCCCGGAACCTGTCCTGTCGGCGGGTGTTGACCGTGGGCACAGATATGGCGGTGGGTAAGATGTCCACTGGTTTAGAGCTGAACCGACTGGCCCAGGATCGGGGGCTGCGATCGCGGTTTGTGGCCACGGGGCAAGCGGGCATTATGATTTGCGGGGAAGGGATTCCCCTGGATGCAGTGCGGGTAGATTTTGCGGCAGGGTCCGTGGAGGCCCAGGTCTTACGCCAGGGTGCTGGGGCAGATGTGGTCTGGATCGAAGGCCAGGGATCCCTGTTGCACCCCAGTTCCACCGCCCCCTTGCCCCTGGTGCGAGGCTCCCAGCCCACCCATCTGCTCTTGGTGCACCGGGCTGGCCAAGCCCACATCTATAAGCGTCCGGAATGTCCCATTCCCCCCTTACCCCAGGTCATCGCCCTCTACGAAGCCTTAGCCAGCAGCGCCGGTGCCTTTACCCCGGCTCCGGTGGTGGGCATTGCCCTCAATACCTTTGGCCTGTCGGTGGCGGAGGCCCAAGCAGCCCTGGCCCACACCGAGTCCGAAACGGGTCTACCCTGTGCGGATGTGGTGCGCTGGGGCGGGGAGGTGTTGTTGGATGCCATATTGCAACAGCAGCAACTGGATTAA
- a CDS encoding TIGR02588 family protein, with the protein MDSSPVPPTLQAPVSPARSPLRWFTFILATGILITLVGLIIYAGLVTQNQPPILKAELTEPFRVVDGAFYVPFTVTNVGGESAEAIQIMAELRIEGDEPETGEQQVDSLSSSETIKGSFVFSHDPQDGDLSLRVASYRSPQALQDAAP; encoded by the coding sequence ATGGATTCTAGTCCTGTGCCCCCAACCCTCCAAGCCCCCGTTTCCCCAGCCCGATCGCCCCTGCGGTGGTTCACCTTTATCCTAGCCACTGGCATTTTAATCACCCTGGTGGGGTTAATTATCTATGCCGGACTGGTGACCCAAAACCAACCCCCGATTCTGAAGGCGGAGTTAACCGAGCCGTTTCGAGTGGTGGATGGGGCGTTTTATGTGCCCTTTACGGTGACCAATGTGGGGGGAGAAAGTGCAGAGGCCATTCAGATTATGGCGGAACTGCGCATTGAGGGGGATGAACCAGAAACCGGGGAACAACAGGTGGATTCCCTGTCCAGCAGTGAAACCATTAAGGGAAGTTTTGTGTTTAGCCATGATCCCCAGGATGGGGATTTAAGTTTACGGGTGGCCAGTTATCGCAGTCCCCAAGCCCTCCAGGACGCTGCACCTTAA
- a CDS encoding TIGR02587 family membrane protein, which produces MEPQPSPPELSQPQPQSVQPQLGPPRPSWRNDLRYLLRRAAGGFLFGVPLLYTVELWVIGETTRPYWLLGALAIGFVVVFLLLQVEGLRRHQRPALGQSAIDTLEVLGVGVVCATLSLFLLRRITWITPLPEVLGKIVFEAIPFSFGSALASSLLGGDRRLFLGSLPATGDARSPAPPVPQPVPTPHPLDWGDTLADLDATLLGAFIIAFNIAPTDEVAILATDIPTLWLLVLMLTSLLISYIIVFVAGFPNQSERQHQQGLFQKPFSETIIAYLISLGAAVAMLWFFHKLGPTDPWQKWLSYTIVLGLPASMGGAAGRIIV; this is translated from the coding sequence ATGGAACCACAACCGTCACCACCAGAGCTATCGCAACCCCAGCCCCAGTCCGTACAGCCCCAGCTAGGGCCACCCCGACCCTCCTGGCGCAACGACCTGCGCTATCTGTTGCGCCGCGCCGCTGGGGGCTTCCTGTTTGGGGTGCCCCTGCTCTATACCGTGGAATTGTGGGTCATTGGGGAAACCACCCGCCCCTACTGGCTGTTGGGAGCCTTGGCCATTGGCTTTGTGGTGGTGTTTTTGTTGTTACAGGTGGAAGGGTTACGACGACACCAGCGACCCGCCCTGGGGCAGAGTGCCATAGATACCTTGGAGGTGTTGGGGGTGGGGGTGGTCTGTGCGACCCTCTCGTTGTTTCTGCTGCGGCGCATTACCTGGATCACCCCCCTGCCGGAGGTGCTGGGCAAAATTGTCTTTGAAGCCATTCCCTTTTCCTTTGGGTCAGCCCTGGCTTCCTCCTTGCTGGGGGGCGATCGTCGCCTGTTCCTGGGATCCCTGCCTGCTACCGGTGATGCCAGATCCCCAGCTCCCCCAGTGCCCCAGCCTGTGCCAACGCCCCATCCCCTGGACTGGGGAGACACCCTGGCCGATCTGGATGCCACCCTGTTGGGGGCGTTTATCATTGCCTTCAACATTGCCCCCACCGATGAAGTCGCCATCCTGGCTACCGATATCCCCACCCTCTGGCTCTTGGTGCTGATGCTCACCTCCCTCCTCATTTCCTACATCATTGTTTTTGTGGCGGGCTTCCCCAACCAAAGCGAACGCCAACACCAGCAGGGACTATTCCAAAAGCCCTTCAGCGAAACCATCATTGCTTACCTGATTTCCCTGGGAGCGGCGGTAGCCATGCTTTGGTTTTTCCATAAACTGGGACCCACAGACCCCTGGCAAAAATGGCTCAGCTACACCATTGTTTTGGGGTTACCCGCTTCCATGGGTGGCGCAGCAGGGCGCATTATTGTTTAA